The Opitutus sp. DNA window TAACGCCGCCCGCGACTGGATTTTCGCCCAACTGCGCACCGGCATCGACGTGGTTTTCGCCAACGAGGACGAAATCCACGCGCTCTTCCCCGATCACGCCGACCCAACCGACTACGCCGGACTTGCGCAACGTCTCGCCCAATTCGGCGGAACCGCCGCAGTGAAAATGGGCAAAGATGGTGCCTGGTTGGCACGCGGCAGCGAACTGCACCGGATCGCGCCAATCGCCGCAGCGCAGGTCATCGACACGACCGGCGCCGGTGATGCCTGGGCCGCCGGATTTCTCTACGGTTATCTGAAAAACTGGAGTCTGCCCGCCTCCGGCGCGCTCGGTTCGCGCCTAGGTTCGGAGTGCGTGAGCCACCTCGGCCCCGCCATCCCCCTCGCGCAGTGGACGGCGATCCACACCCACGCCCGGACCCTCGCCAACTAAACCAAAAGCGGCGCGCGCACTACCGGCGCGCGCCAGCCTTCACCGTGGTGCATGTGTGGCACTGCTTCCGAGGCTTGCCATTGGGCAGTGGGCATTTGTCATTGGTCATTCCCGCGCCCCGCGCGGCCCACGCCATGCCTGCCGACCTCGTCCAACTCGTCACCTCCATTGCCCAGCGCGCCCGCGCCGCCTCGCTCGTGCTCGCCACGACCCCGTCGGCGCGCAAAGACGCCGCGCTCCTGCGCCTCGCCGAGCTCATCCCAGCCTCCGCCGACGCGCTCCTCGCCGCAAACGCTCTCGATCTGGCCGAGGCCCGCGCCAACCAGCTCCCCGCCCAACAGCTCGACCGACTCACACTTACGCCTGCCCGACTCGACCACCTCGCCGAATCCGTGCGCCAGGTCGCCGCGCTCACCGACCCGGTCGGCACCGTGCTTGAAGAGTGGACACGCCCCAACGGCATCCAAATTCGCAAGCGCCGCGTGCCCATCGGCGTGATCGGCATCATCTACGAGGCGCGTCCCAACGTGACCATCGACTGCGCCATCCTCTGCCTGAAGTCGGGCAACGCCGCCATCCTGCGCGGGGGCAAAGAGATTATCCACACCAACACCGCCTTCGCCGCGCTCATCACGCAGGCGCTCGCCGAAACCGGCCTGCCCGCCGAGGCCGTGCAACTCATCCCCACCACCGACCGGTCGGCCCTCAACACGTTGCTCAAACTCGACACGCTGGTGCACTGCATCATCCCACGCGGCGGCGAGAGCCTGATCCGCTTCGTCGCGCAGAACAGCACCATTCCGGTCATCAAACACTACACGGGTGTGTGTTTTGTATACGCCGACCTAGACGCCGATCCGTCCATCGCGGAAGCCATTCTGATTAACGCCAAAACCCAGCGCCCCGGCGTGTGCAACGCCGCCGAACAACTGCTTGTTCACGCCGCCGCCGCGCCCACGCTCCTTCCCCGCCTCGCCGCGGCGCTATTGGCCAAAGGCGTGCAACTTCGCGTCGATCCTGCCGCCGCCGCCATTTTGGCCGGCGCATCGCCCGCCATCGCCCACTCCGCCGCC harbors:
- a CDS encoding glutamate-5-semialdehyde dehydrogenase, which codes for MPADLVQLVTSIAQRARAASLVLATTPSARKDAALLRLAELIPASADALLAANALDLAEARANQLPAQQLDRLTLTPARLDHLAESVRQVAALTDPVGTVLEEWTRPNGIQIRKRRVPIGVIGIIYEARPNVTIDCAILCLKSGNAAILRGGKEIIHTNTAFAALITQALAETGLPAEAVQLIPTTDRSALNTLLKLDTLVHCIIPRGGESLIRFVAQNSTIPVIKHYTGVCFVYADLDADPSIAEAILINAKTQRPGVCNAAEQLLVHAAAAPTLLPRLAAALLAKGVQLRVDPAAAAILAGASPAIAHSAATEADYTAEFLDLIMAVRIVPDLETAIATINRDSSGHTEAIITQNEATARRFQDAVDSAVVTWNASTRFNDGFEFGFGAEIGISTDRLHARGPMGLNELCTYKYVIDGTGQVRA